The DNA region CGGACACTGTGCACCTCACGCTCGAATCCCCGGGCGGGCACACCTCCCGGCCGCATCTGACCGGCGACCTCGTCTACGCCTTGGGCGCAGTGGTCACCGGCTTGCCCGGCTTGCTGAGCAGGCGGGCAGATCCGCGCACCGGCACCGTCGTCACATTCGGCTCCGCGCACGCCGGATCGGCCCCCAACGCCATCCCGCAGACCGGGGAGCTCAAAGGCACCGCGCGAACCAGCGACTACCGGATGTGGCTGCACATGGAACCGCTGATCGCCGAGCTTGTCCGGGACCTGCTCGCGCCGCTCGGCGTGCGCCACCGCCTGCGCTACCAGCGGGGCGTGCCGCCGGTGGTGAACGACGCGGCCTGCACCGCGTTGTTCGCGGCGGCGGCCGGGCGGCTCGGCGACGACGCGCTCGCGGAGACGGCGCAATCCGGCGGCGGCGAAGACTTCTCCTGGTACCTGCAAGAAGCACCGGGCGCAATGGCAAGGCTCGGGGTCTGGTCGGGCGATGGGCCGCAATGCGACATCCACCAGCCCGACTTCGTCGCGGACGAGCGCGCGCTCGCCGTGGGCGTGCGGCTCTTCGCCGAGCTGGTCTGGGAAGCAGCGAAAGCCCTCGGGCCCGCATGACCGTCAAGGTGACTGTCCTCGCCGGCGGAGTCGGCGGCGCCAAATTCCTGCTCGGCCTGCGCCGCCTGTTGGAGCAGACAAGCCCTGGCGCGGAGATCGCCGCAGTGGTGAACATCGGCGACGACGCGTGGATGCACGGTTTGAAAATCTGCCCGGACCTCGACTCGTGCATGTACACGCTCGGCGGCGCGGTGGACGCCGAGCGGGGCTGGGGCCAGCGCGACGAGACGTACAGCGCGTGGGAAGAGCTGAAAGCCTACGGCGTGGAGCCGACTTGGTTCACGCTCGGCGACCGCGACATCGGCACGCATCTCGTGCGCTCCCAAATGCTCGCCGCCGGATACCCGCTCACCGACGTCACCGAGGCGCTCTGCGCACGCTGGCAGCCCCGAGTCCGCCTTCTGCCAGTCTCCGACGACCGCAGTGAAACGCATGTCGTCATCACTGACCCTGTTTCCGAGGAACGCACAGCGATCCACTTCCAAGAGTGGTGGGTCAAGCATCGCGCGAAAGCCCCAGCGCACAGTTTCGCTTTTCTCGGCTCCGAGAAAGCGAAACCGACCCCGCAGGCGCTCGCCGCCATCGCGGAGGCGGACGCGGTGCTCCTCGCCCCGTCGAACCCTGTGGTGTCGATCGGAGCCCTGCTCGCGATCCCTGGGATCCGCGCGGCACTGCGCGAGACCAAGGCGCGCGTCGTCGGCCTTTCGCCGATCATCGACGGCAAACCGTTGCGCGGCATGGCCGATGCGTGCCTCGCCGCCATCGGCGTGGAAAGCTCGGCCGAAGCGGTCGGCTCGTGGTACGGCGCGCGGTTGGACACCGGCATCTTGGACGGTTGGCTCGTGCACGAGAGCGACCAGGCGCTCATCCCCGGAGTGCGCTCGCTCGCCGTGCCGCTCTTGATGAACGGCCCCGACGCGACCGCCGCCATGGCCCGTCGCGCGCTGGAACTTGCCGGAGTGGCGCTATGACCACAGACCACGCCGCGCCGGGACTGTCCATTTTCCCTGTCGCCGGGTTGCCGGAATTCGCCGCCGGCGACGACGTCGCCGCGGCCATTGTGGACGCGGTCGCGCTGCGGGACGGCGACGTGCTCGTCGTGACGTCGAAAATCATCTCCAAAGCGGAGGGGAAAATCGTCCCGGCCCCGGAAGACCCGCAGGAGCGCGACGCGCTTCGCCGGGAGCTCGTCCTCCAAGAAGCCCGGCGCGTGATCGCGCAGCGCAACCGCACCCTCATCACGGAGAACCGGCTCGGGATCGTGGCAGCCGCCTCGGGCGTGGACAACTCGAACTTGCCGCGCAACGAGCTGGCCCTGCTGCCCGAAAACCCCGACAGCAGCGCTCAGCGGCTCCGCGAGCGGGTGCGAGAGCTCGCTGGGGCGCGGATCGCGGTCATCATCACCGACACGATGGGCAGGGCGTGGCGGATCGGGCAGACCGACGCGGCAATCGGGACGGCCGGGCTCACGGTCCTGCACCGGTACGGCGGGACGTTCGACGCGCACGGCAACGAGCTGCACGTCACCGAAGTCGCCATCGCCGACGAGCTCGCCGCCGCCGCCGACCTCGTCAAAGGCAAACTCGGCGGGGTGCCTGTCGCCGTGGTCCGGGGCTTGCAACCGCAAGACGACGGCTCCACGGCGCAAGATTTGCTCCGCCCAGTCGAAGAGGACCTGTTCAGTCTTGGCGTGGATGAGGCAGTGTCGCAGGGGCGGCGGGAGGCAGTGCCCGCGCGGCGCTCCGTGCGGCGCTTCTCGCCCGAACCGGTGGAACCGGAAGAGGTCCGCGCGGCAATCGGGGACGCGCTCACCGCCCCCGCCCCGCACCACACGCATCCGGTGCGGTTCGTGTGGCTGCGGGACAAGGTGGTCCGAGAGCGGCTTCTGGCCCGGATGCGGGCGGCCTGGCGGGCTGATCTGGAATCGGACCTTTTCACGCCCGAACAGGTCGAACGACGGCTCGCGAAGGGGGACATCCTCTTTGACGCCCCGGAAGTCGTCGTGCCCTTCCTCGTCCCCGAGGGCGCGCACACGTACCGCGACGAGCGGCGCAATGCGTGCGAGCGCACGATGTTCCTGGTCGCGGGCGGCGCGGCGGTGCAGGGCCTTCTCGTCGCGCTCGCCGCGCGGGATCTCGGCAGCTGCTGGATCGGATCGACCATTTTCAGCGCCGACATTGTGCGCGAGGAACTGGGCCTCGACGCGAGCTGGTCCCCCCTCGGCGCGGTGGCCATTGGCCGGCCTGCCCAGCCCCCGGAGCCGAGGCCGCCGTGGGACATGGAGCCGTATCTGCTGGAACGCTAAGAAAGGCCTTGGAGCTGTGCACAGCTCCAAGGCCTTTCTTAGCGTGACTTTCGCCGTCGGCGACGGCGGGCGGTCAGCGACGGCGCGGCAGCACCGAAATCGGCGACTGCAACGCCATGGACCACGCGCGTTCCCTCGGGGTCAGGTGGGTCGCGATCCGAGCCCAACGGCGCATGCCGCTCATACGATGAGACCGAACAACAGCCATAAGCGCTCCTTTCACACTGCTTTTCAGCGCTTGGACCACCATCATGCAAGAACAACGTTCAGGAATCAAGGGCCAAACAGAGGATGAATGAAAGATGAACGAAATCTTGACAAACGAAACCCTCAGTTTCGGCGCGGGGTCGCGTTCGTGGGCTTGACCACAGCGAGGGGCGTCTGCATGGCCCTGGCGAAGGCCCGCTCCTGCGCGCTCATGCCCGCGGCGGCGCGCAACCACCGTGCTGAGCGGCGGCAGCGGTCCGTGAAAGCGTGCTCGAAAAGAGTCGGCGTGTGGTGAAGAAAAGCCATGGCCTGCTCCTGAGAAGAGAGGCGGCATGCCCGCTGGGCGTAAGGGCTCTATCAGCTCAGCGCGAGCGGCGGACAGACCGGAGGTGGACGGATGTGATCGCTGTCGAGACCTGTCTATGACTCGAACTGCTCATCGTCACCACCTCCTTGGGCTCGGGCGCGTCGCGCACGGGGAACGTGTCCATAGTGAACCCGAAAGCCCAGCCTGTCAAGGCAATCGTGACGAGCCATACGCCGCCGGCGACGCCCGTCGAAAGGACTCAGACGTCGGAGGAGAACCGCAATCCCCCGTCGGGAAGCGCCACCCCCGGCCAAACCCGAGCGCCCGAAAGCAACTCGCACCGCGCGCCGATCTGCGCGCCGTCGCCGACCACAGCGTCACGGATCAGCGCACGAGGGCCGACATGCACGCCAAAGCCGAGGATCGAGCGCTCCACGACAGCCCCAGCCTCGACCTTCGCCCCGTCGAAGACCACCGCGCCGTCCAATCGCGCCCCGGCTCCGATCTCCACGCCGCGGCCAAGCGCCGTGCCGCCGATGACCAGCGCGCCCGGAGCGACCGACGTCCCCTCGGGGATGAGGGCCTCGCCCCGCTGGCCGCCGAGCACTGGGGAGGGCGCGATGCCGCGCACCAAGTCCGCCGAACCGCGCACAAAGTCCTCAGGCACCCCCATGTCGCGCCAGTAGCCGTTGTCGACGTGGCCGTACACCTTGCCCTTGGCGACAAGGCCAGGGAACACTTCGCGCTCGACCGACACCGCGCGCCCGGCGGGGATCGACTCGATCACCTCGCGTTTGAACACGTAACAGCCCGCGTTGATCTGGTCGGTCGGCGGCGCCTCGGTTTTCTCCAGGAACGCCTGCACTTTGCCGTCGCCGTCGGTGACCACACACCCGTAGGCCCTCGGATCGAGCACCCGGCTGAGCAGCAAGGTCACATCGGCGTCCGCCTCCTGGTGACGGTGCACCAGCGCCGTCAAATCCGCACCGGAGAGCACGTCCCCGTTGAAGACCAGCACCGTCGGCGCGTCGAGCGACTCGAAGGCGTTGCGCAGGCCGCCGCCCGTGCCAAGAGGCTCGGCCTCGCTCACGTAGGTGAGCTCAAGGCCCAGTTTGGAGCCATCGCCGAAGTGGTCGTGGAACGCGTCGGCCTTGTACGAGGTGCCGATGACCACCCGAGTCACGCCGATCTCGGCGATCCGGCTCAAAAGATGGCTCAAAAACGGGACGCCCGCCGTGTGCAGCATCGGCTTCGGCGATGTGAGCGTGAGCGGGCGCAACCGAGTGCCCATGCCTCCGGCCAAGACCACAGCCTGAACCTCGTCATGTCCCCATCGCCGATCGGCGCGCTGGTCGTTCATGCCTGCACCTTCTTCACTGTTTGTGCTTCACTGTTCTTGCGCCGCCGCGCGTCGGGCGATCACAACCTTGGCCCGCAACCCTAGACCAAAACGCACCGCGAACCGCACAGGAGCCTGCCACCAGGCCGCGTGCCGGTCGGCGAAAAACCGATAGGCGCTGTCGTGGTGCGCGCGCAGCATCCGCGCCGGATGCCGTTTCGTGGCGTGCCCTTGGGCGTGGACCACTCGCGCGCTCGGCACATACACGTTCGCCCACCCGGCCTTGGCCAGCCGGTCGCCGAGATCGACGTCCTCCAAGTACATGAAATACCGCTCGTCGAAGCCGCCGACCTCGTCGAACGCGGATTTGCGCAGCAGCAGGCACGCGCCGGAGAGCCACCCCGCCTCGCGTTCGGCCAACTCCTCGTCCCGGCGCAAATACCGCCTCGTCCACGGGTTGCGCGGCCACACGCCGACGAGAACCGCGTGCATCGCGCCAAGGAACAACGTCGGCACCGCCCGCGCCGAAGGGTAGGGCGAACCGTCCGGCTCGCGGATAAGCGGCCCGAAAGCCCCTGCTCGCGGCCATCGTCGCGCGGCGTCGACAAGCGCGTCGACGCTGCCTTGCCCCCAGACCACGTCCGGGTTCGCCACGAGGTAGAACTCCACCTCGCCCGCACGCTCGCGGGCCGTGGCCGCGCCGAGGTTCGCCCCCCTGCCAAAGCCCAAGTTCTCACCGGATTCGACGAGCACGACGTTCGGGTGTTTGGCGGCCGCGGCCTGCGGCGCCCCGTCCACAGAACCGTTGTCCACGACCACCACCAGCGGCTGCGCTTTCGTCGCCGACGCAAGGCTGGCCAGGAATTCCTCAAGGTGCTCGCCCGGCGAGTAGGTCACTGTGACAACCGCCAACGTTGTGCCGGCGAACTGCGGCGCTGCCGGAGCCTCGTCCACGCCCGCGCCCCCCGTCATCCGTGCCGCAGCGCGTCGCGCAACGCGTCTCGCCAAGCTCGGGGCGGACGCAGACCGCGCTGCATCCAGGACGCGACCGACAAGACCGAGTACGGCGGCCGCGCCGCCGGGCGCTCCAGCTCCCAGCTCATGCACGGGCGCACCAAGTCAGGGTCGGCCCCCAGCTCCTCGAACACGGCGCGCGCAAGATCGTGCCTGCTGCACCCGCCGGTGTTGCTGAACTGCAAAAGGCCGCCTTCACCGCCCTGCCACGCCAGCTCCAAAAGCCCGTAGGCGAGATCGACGCAGCGCGTCGGCGAGCCCACCTGGTCGGTCACCGCGCGCATCGCCGAGCCGCTCTCCGCCTGCTCGCGGGCCGTGGAGACAAAATCCCTGCCGTGGCGCTCGCCGGTGTAGACCCAGCTGGTGCGCACCACGACGCTGCGCGGGTTGTGCTGGAAGGCGAGACGTTCGCCCGCGAGTTTGCTCTCCCCGTACACCTGAATCGGCCGAGGCTCGTCGTCCGCCTCATAGGGCCGGGCGAGCCGCGCCGAGAACCAGCCCTCCTCTTGCCCGGCGAAGACATAGTCGGTCGAAACGTGGATGAACCTCGCGCCGACCCGCGCGCAGGCCCTGGCGAGGTTGCCCACCGCCTCGGCGTTGATCCGGTGCGCGCCCTCAGGGTCGGCCTCGGCGGCGTCCACCTGGGTCTGGGCCGCGCAGTTGACGACCACGTCCCCCGGCCGCAACGTTTCGGCCACCGCGCCCTCGTCGCAGATGTCGAGCTGCGCGCGCGAGAGGCCCACCACGTTGTACCTGTGCTCGGCGGCGATCTGAACGACTCTGGAACCGACCTGCCCGCCAGCGCCAGTGACCACCAAGCGTTCGACGCGCGCGTTCAATATCTCGTCCCTAGCTCCACAGCACGCTAGCCTAGTCCATGCAATGAGCGAGGTTACGAGGAAGTTGTCCAACACGCCCCCGGGGTCGCGGGCGGGCGCGCGCCCAGGCGGCGCCAGCGGCAAGGCTCCGGCGCGCGCGCGGCGCGACCCAGTCACCAGGCCGAAAGTGATCGCCACCGTCTGCTCGCTCATGGCGCTCACCCTCACCGGCGCCGCGTGGAACTACTACCAAAAAGCCGACTCCCTCACGAAGTTCGACCTCAGCGACAGCCTCGCCCAAGCCGACGACGGCGCGCAAGACATCCTGCTCGTCGGCGTCGACAGCCGCACCGACGCGGCGGGCAACCCGCTCACCCAGGAAATGCGCGACAAACTCCACGCGGGCGGCGAAGAAGAGAACGGGACGATCAACACCGACACGATCATCCTGGTGCGCATCCCCGACTCCGGCACGTCCGCGACGGCCGTCTCCATCCCCCGCGACTCGTTCGTCAAAGCACCCGGACTCGGCCAGGTGAAGATCAACTCGGTGTACGGCTCCACAAAAGAAGCCGCCCGCCTGCAACTCGTGCAGTCCGGGGTGAACGACGCGGAGGCCGACCGGCGTTCCACCCTCGCCGCGCGCAAAGCGCTCTTCCAGGCGGTCCAAGACCTCACTGGCGTCTCCATCGACCACATGGCGGAAATCGGCATCCTCGGCTTCGTCGAATTCACCGACGCCCTCGGCGGCGTCGACGTCTGCTTGAACAACCCGGTGGACGAGCCGCTGTCCGGGGCGAACTTCCCCGCCGGGCGCCAGACGCTCGACGGGGCGGGGGCGCTCGCCTTCGTCCGCCAACGCCACGACCTCCCCCGGGGCGACCTCGACCGGATCGTCCGCCAACAGGTGTTCATGGCCTCCTTGGCCCGCAAAGCCCTCTCGGGCAAATTCCTGCGCGACCCAGGCAAGATCAACCAGATCATCGCGGCTTTGAAAATGTCCGTCGCCATCGACGACAAATGGAACATCATGGACTTCGCTTCGAAGCTCAGCGACCTGACCGGCGGAAAAGTGCGCTTCGAGACCATGCCCGTGGTCGACCCCGACGGGCAGACCCCCGGCGGGCAGAGCGTGGTGATCGTCGATCCGAAGTCCGTGCAAGCGTACTTCCAAGGCTTGCTCAAAGAACCGCAACAAGAACCTCCGTCCGCCCAGCCGCAAGAGACTGTGGACGTGGAGAACGCGAGCAACATCCCCGGACTCGCGCAGAAAATAGCGGCGAGCCTCGGCGAAGCCGGCGTCAACACCGGCGATGTCGGCGAATACACCGGGCCCAAACCCGAGACCAGCGCGGTCTTCGCCCGTTCGACGGACGACGCGGCGCTCTCGCAGCTTTCCGGCGCAGTGGGCCAGCTGCCCGTGCAGGTGGACAGCTCATTGCCCGCCGGGCATGTGCGGCTCGTCCTCGCGGGCGATTCCGCGACCACGATCACGGTGCGAACCCCCGAACCGAATCCGCAGCCCGAGGACAGCGGCCCGCCCGACGCGAACCATCCCATCAACGCGTCGGCTGGGGACATCCGCTGTGTGAACTGAGCGAACTCCGCATTACCCTGATGGGATGTTCCTCACACCGAAGATCTCTGATCAGGCCCTGGCGCAGGCGCTCAGCTGGGTGGTCGCCGTGGCGGTCCCTTTGCTCGACGGAGT from Segniliparus rotundus DSM 44985 includes:
- a CDS encoding amidohydrolase; this encodes MPRRKFQYSVQVTLTQPAIGGSAPLSWQLDSWLAARGEDLVRWRRQLHEHPELSRHEHATTAFLEGQLRALGLAPKRLPVGVGLVCDIGPESARGRVALRADLDALPVAEATGLDFASRVDGVSHACGHDLHAAILLGVAAFLAAQPDLPIGVRLIFQPAEEVMPGGALDVVAAGGLAGVERIFAVHCDPHLQVGKIGLKEGAITSAADTVHLTLESPGGHTSRPHLTGDLVYALGAVVTGLPGLLSRRADPRTGTVVTFGSAHAGSAPNAIPQTGELKGTARTSDYRMWLHMEPLIAELVRDLLAPLGVRHRLRYQRGVPPVVNDAACTALFAAAAGRLGDDALAETAQSGGGEDFSWYLQEAPGAMARLGVWSGDGPQCDIHQPDFVADERALAVGVRLFAELVWEAAKALGPA
- the cofD gene encoding 2-phospho-L-lactate transferase; this translates as MTVKVTVLAGGVGGAKFLLGLRRLLEQTSPGAEIAAVVNIGDDAWMHGLKICPDLDSCMYTLGGAVDAERGWGQRDETYSAWEELKAYGVEPTWFTLGDRDIGTHLVRSQMLAAGYPLTDVTEALCARWQPRVRLLPVSDDRSETHVVITDPVSEERTAIHFQEWWVKHRAKAPAHSFAFLGSEKAKPTPQALAAIAEADAVLLAPSNPVVSIGALLAIPGIRAALRETKARVVGLSPIIDGKPLRGMADACLAAIGVESSAEAVGSWYGARLDTGILDGWLVHESDQALIPGVRSLAVPLLMNGPDATAAMARRALELAGVAL
- a CDS encoding coenzyme F420-0:L-glutamate ligase: MTTDHAAPGLSIFPVAGLPEFAAGDDVAAAIVDAVALRDGDVLVVTSKIISKAEGKIVPAPEDPQERDALRRELVLQEARRVIAQRNRTLITENRLGIVAAASGVDNSNLPRNELALLPENPDSSAQRLRERVRELAGARIAVIITDTMGRAWRIGQTDAAIGTAGLTVLHRYGGTFDAHGNELHVTEVAIADELAAAADLVKGKLGGVPVAVVRGLQPQDDGSTAQDLLRPVEEDLFSLGVDEAVSQGRREAVPARRSVRRFSPEPVEPEEVRAAIGDALTAPAPHHTHPVRFVWLRDKVVRERLLARMRAAWRADLESDLFTPEQVERRLAKGDILFDAPEVVVPFLVPEGAHTYRDERRNACERTMFLVAGGAAVQGLLVALAARDLGSCWIGSTIFSADIVREELGLDASWSPLGAVAIGRPAQPPEPRPPWDMEPYLLER
- a CDS encoding sugar phosphate nucleotidyltransferase, translated to MNDQRADRRWGHDEVQAVVLAGGMGTRLRPLTLTSPKPMLHTAGVPFLSHLLSRIAEIGVTRVVIGTSYKADAFHDHFGDGSKLGLELTYVSEAEPLGTGGGLRNAFESLDAPTVLVFNGDVLSGADLTALVHRHQEADADVTLLLSRVLDPRAYGCVVTDGDGKVQAFLEKTEAPPTDQINAGCYVFKREVIESIPAGRAVSVEREVFPGLVAKGKVYGHVDNGYWRDMGVPEDFVRGSADLVRGIAPSPVLGGQRGEALIPEGTSVAPGALVIGGTALGRGVEIGAGARLDGAVVFDGAKVEAGAVVERSILGFGVHVGPRALIRDAVVGDGAQIGARCELLSGARVWPGVALPDGGLRFSSDV
- a CDS encoding glycosyltransferase family 2 protein, which translates into the protein MTGGAGVDEAPAAPQFAGTTLAVVTVTYSPGEHLEEFLASLASATKAQPLVVVVDNGSVDGAPQAAAAKHPNVVLVESGENLGFGRGANLGAATARERAGEVEFYLVANPDVVWGQGSVDALVDAARRWPRAGAFGPLIREPDGSPYPSARAVPTLFLGAMHAVLVGVWPRNPWTRRYLRRDEELAEREAGWLSGACLLLRKSAFDEVGGFDERYFMYLEDVDLGDRLAKAGWANVYVPSARVVHAQGHATKRHPARMLRAHHDSAYRFFADRHAAWWQAPVRFAVRFGLGLRAKVVIARRAAAQEQ
- the rfbD gene encoding dTDP-4-dehydrorhamnose reductase, producing the protein MAWTRLACCGARDEILNARVERLVVTGAGGQVGSRVVQIAAEHRYNVVGLSRAQLDICDEGAVAETLRPGDVVVNCAAQTQVDAAEADPEGAHRINAEAVGNLARACARVGARFIHVSTDYVFAGQEEGWFSARLARPYEADDEPRPIQVYGESKLAGERLAFQHNPRSVVVRTSWVYTGERHGRDFVSTAREQAESGSAMRAVTDQVGSPTRCVDLAYGLLELAWQGGEGGLLQFSNTGGCSRHDLARAVFEELGADPDLVRPCMSWELERPAARPPYSVLSVASWMQRGLRPPRAWRDALRDALRHG
- a CDS encoding LCP family protein — its product is MALTLTGAAWNYYQKADSLTKFDLSDSLAQADDGAQDILLVGVDSRTDAAGNPLTQEMRDKLHAGGEEENGTINTDTIILVRIPDSGTSATAVSIPRDSFVKAPGLGQVKINSVYGSTKEAARLQLVQSGVNDAEADRRSTLAARKALFQAVQDLTGVSIDHMAEIGILGFVEFTDALGGVDVCLNNPVDEPLSGANFPAGRQTLDGAGALAFVRQRHDLPRGDLDRIVRQQVFMASLARKALSGKFLRDPGKINQIIAALKMSVAIDDKWNIMDFASKLSDLTGGKVRFETMPVVDPDGQTPGGQSVVIVDPKSVQAYFQGLLKEPQQEPPSAQPQETVDVENASNIPGLAQKIAASLGEAGVNTGDVGEYTGPKPETSAVFARSTDDAALSQLSGAVGQLPVQVDSSLPAGHVRLVLAGDSATTITVRTPEPNPQPEDSGPPDANHPINASAGDIRCVN